Proteins found in one Plasmodium sp. gorilla clade G2 genome assembly, chromosome: 14 genomic segment:
- a CDS encoding biotin protein ligase, putative gives MKEKKQILFEKEYPEYNCMRIHFDVLDSTQLFCKRNKKFFIKSGKLKENNTIVISCNMQTNGIGTRDTKQNIDRYWLSDKGNLFISFIFLWNKNQMNIINCLAQSCTVAISKTIEYYNLETQIKWINDVLINYKKIAGCLVNLQYLDDIKFTDIYTNNVYIICGIGINVELMDDCNLLTKNFTSIKKELINCSYEKKKCSIPSVEQVTEKLIENFFFTINKLCNHGFSSLLDYISIRLLYKEKKVVIDQDNHIIVGYLEDLSDDGSIILLEEQTRKIVYINHGHLFSYEQWKKFIK, from the coding sequence atgaaagaaaaaaaacaaatattattcGAAAAGGAATACCCTGAATACAATTGTATGAGAATACACTTTGACGTGTTAGACTCTACAcaattattttgtaaaagaaataaaaaattctttataaaaagtgggaaattaaaagaaaacaatACAATAGTTATTAGTTGTAATATGCAAACAAATGGTATAGGTACGAGAGATACtaaacaaaatatagatCGTTATTGGTTATCTGATAAAGggaatttatttatatcatttatatttttatggaaTAAAAATCAgatgaatataattaattgttTAGCTCAATCATGTACAGTAGCTATAAGTAAAACAatagaatattataatttggaAACACAAATAAAATGGATAAATGatgttttaattaattataaaaaaattgctGGATGTCTAGTCAATTTACAATATttagatgatataaaatttacAGATATTTATACTaataatgtttatattatatgtggaATAGGTATTAATGTAGAATTAATGGATGATTGTAATTTGTTAACTAAAAATTTTACatctattaaaaaagaacTAATTAATTGttcttatgaaaaaaaaaaatgttctaTACCATCAGTTGAACAAGTTACAGAAAAATTAATAGagaactttttttttactattaataaattatgtaaTCATggtttttcttcattattagattatatatctatacgtcttttatataaagaaaaaaaagttgTTATTGATCAAGATAATCATATAATTGTTGGATACTTGGAAGATTTGTCTGATGATGgttctataatattattagaaGAACAAACTAGGAAAATTGTGTATATAAACCATGGCCATTTGTTCTCATATGAACAATGgaaaaaattcataaaataa
- a CDS encoding FYVE and coiled-coil domain-containing protein has product MLNSKENEINGSPSDSLNGDAENENENERKCLWVPDEEVTNCYSCNVVFNVRVRKHHCRACGNVFCSNCSDNKIKISEYSYSEKVRVCDRCFMERSSPQTLLLQEDLGARKQINQDLKKALSEKMAIVERFKTFLIEFDNEILNNTDNTDGNTDVISLLKRGEKGLKTLNEKIKNYDSIIQEQKNELENLKMEKEQKMELNKILNLRNHEIQQKNINIKNLMKEKNELALVKEESEGIIESYKKQVEKLIIRCNQLELEKKTYNKNDLNNFSMTNASSTSYNQGSFNLPSNGMSVSYTIADGPNEYMDDENCCNRCQRRMCSIM; this is encoded by the coding sequence atgttaaattCTAAAGAGAACGAAATAAATGGTAGCCCTTCAGATTCTCTAAATGGAGATGCAGAAAATGAGaatgaaaatgaaagaaaatgTTTGTGGGTACCAGATGAAGAAGTAACTAATTGTTATAGTTGTAATGTTGTTTTCAATGTAAGAGTAAGAAAACATCATTGTAGAGCATGTGGGAATGTATTTTGTTCCAATTGTtctgataataaaataaaaataagtgaATATAGTTATTCTGAGAAGGTTAGAGTATGTGATCGTTGTTTTATGGAAAGATCTTCTCCTCAaactttattattacaagAAGATTTAGGTGCTagaaaacaaataaatcaagatttaaaaaaagcaTTAAGTGAAAAGATGGCTATAGTAGAAAgatttaaaacatttttaattGAATTTGATAatgaaattttaaataatacagATAACACCGATGGTAATACTGAtgttatttctttattaaaaaGAGGAGAAAAAGGTTTAAAAactttaaatgaaaaaattaaaaattatgattcAATTATtcaagaacaaaaaaatgaattagaaaatttgaaaatggaaaaagaacaaaaaatggaattaaataaaatctTAAATTTAAGAAATCATGAAATTCAacagaaaaatattaatattaaaaatcttatgaaagaaaaaaatgaattagcACTCGTCAAAGAAGAATCAGAAGGTATTATtgaatcatataaaaaacaagTTGAGAAATTAATTATCAGATGTAATCAACtagaattagaaaaaaaaacatataataaaaatgatctAAATAATTTCTCTATGACAAATGCTAGTTCTACGTCATACAACCAAGGTTCTTTTAATTTACCGTCTAATGGTATGTCAGTATCATATACGATAGCTGATGGCCCCAACGAATATATGGACGATGAAAATTGTTGTAATAGATGTCAGAGACGAATGTGTTCTATTATGTAA
- a CDS encoding 60S ribosomal protein L29, putative, whose product MAKSKNHTNHNQNRKAHKNGIKKPKKHKFMSRKGLDPNFFRNQKYCLKGIQKKKKELKLKAKQEKNN is encoded by the exons ATGGCCAAGTCAAAAAATCACACGAATCATAATCaa AACCGAAAAGCTCATAAGAATGGAATAAAGAAACCTAAGAAACATAAATTCATGTCACGCAAAGGA ttggATCCAAACTTTTTTAGAAATCAGAAATACTGCTTAAAAGGAattcaaaagaaaaagaaagaattaaaattaaaagctaaacaagaaaaaaataattaa